GGGACGTCGACCATCTTGATGGTAGGAGATGGCGTCGGAGACGGCGAGGAATTCGAGGAAGGCCCGAGTATCTTGTACAACCCGAATCCGAGGAGGGCGACCAACACCACTGTCAGGATTGTGACGAGGGCCACCGGCCAGCGTTTGCGTCGTGGCTCCTCGGGTTCCGAGGGACTTGTGGCTCGAGCAGGACTGGCCTCCCGCTCTTCGGGCGACGCGGTGGCCGGGGCCATGCGAGTTGAGGCGGCAGGTGCCACAGCAGGCGGGATGAGGTGAGTCTCCTGCTGGGTGTCAGCCTCCGGATCGGCGTGTGTCTGCATCGCCAGCGGCTCGCGCCCTGACAGCAGGCGATCAATGTCATCACGCATCTGCTTGGCAGTCTGGTAGCGATCAGCCGGTTCCTTGGCCAGCGCCTTGAGTGCGATGGCGTCCATCTCTCGAGTGATCTCGGAATCCAGCGAGGATGGCGGGGTCGGGATCTCGCGGACGTGTTGGTAGGCCACCGAGACGGGGGAATCGCCGACGAAGGGCGGGCGTCCGACGAGTAACTCGTACAACAGGCAGCCGGTGGCATAGATGTCGGCTCGATTGTCGACGGTTTCGCCGCGAGCCTGCTCCGGGGAGAGGTACTGGGCGGTCCCGATGACGGCAGCCGTCTGGGTCATGGTGGCCGAGGTGTCGGCAACCGCCCGGGCGATGCCGAAGTCCATCACCTTGACGTATCCCTCGCGGGTGAGCATGACGTTGGCCGGCTTGATGTCACGGTGAACGATGCCGGCGGCGTGGGAGTAGCTCAGCGCATCGAGCACACCTTGGGTGAACTCCAGGGCGCGGCGGGGAAGGATCTTGCGACCGTCGCGCAGCACATCGCGCAGGGTGTGACCGTCAATGAGTTCCATGACGATGTAGGGCACCTGCAGGCCGGTGGCCGGATCCTTCGTCTCACCGGTGTCATAGACGGCAACGATGTTCGGATGATTGAGGCGTGCAGCCGACTGCGCCTCACGCTGGAACCGTGCCTGGAAGGTGTCGTCACTGGCGAGGTCGGTGCGCAGCCTCTTGACCGCGACGTCACGACCGAGACGGTGGTCGCGGGCCTTCCAGACATCGGCCATGCCGCCACGGCCGATGATGGTCTGCAGTTCGTAACGCCCGGAGAGCCAACTCTCAGTGCTCATTGAGGGACCTCCTTGGTGGTGAGACGTGATGGAACGTTCTGGATGGATGTCTGATGG
The genomic region above belongs to Cutibacterium equinum and contains:
- the pknB gene encoding Stk1 family PASTA domain-containing Ser/Thr kinase yields the protein MSTESWLSGRYELQTIIGRGGMADVWKARDHRLGRDVAVKRLRTDLASDDTFQARFQREAQSAARLNHPNIVAVYDTGETKDPATGLQVPYIVMELIDGHTLRDVLRDGRKILPRRALEFTQGVLDALSYSHAAGIVHRDIKPANVMLTREGYVKVMDFGIARAVADTSATMTQTAAVIGTAQYLSPEQARGETVDNRADIYATGCLLYELLVGRPPFVGDSPVSVAYQHVREIPTPPSSLDSEITREMDAIALKALAKEPADRYQTAKQMRDDIDRLLSGREPLAMQTHADPEADTQQETHLIPPAVAPAASTRMAPATASPEEREASPARATSPSEPEEPRRKRWPVALVTILTVVLVALLGFGLYKILGPSSNSSPSPTPSPTIKMVDVPAVTGLSQQGATSTLENAGLKVKVQHVQKDESTANQVISQKPAANQKVPEGSEVTVTVNDGPKKLTIPQNIVGMPKSDAIKALEDAGFSRDQIKIANDDPSTEPNTAKAGAVDSVSPAAGTSLTPDQQVTLTIATGNSIVPNLKGMSIDEANSAASSSGFSISVERQTTTSATPGTIFRQEPDYGAVAKRSTAIKVVVAEAPPEPTQAAPTTSAPSEGTSASIAPAPEPPTSPSTHG